In Deferrivibrio essentukiensis, a genomic segment contains:
- a CDS encoding twin-arginine translocation signal domain-containing protein — protein MKRRDFLKKAAATTAVAGASLAFGAPAVHAAKKYQWKMATTWPPNFPVFGESANFIAKWIEEMSEGRLKIHVYAGGELVPALQAFDAVGQGMVEM, from the coding sequence ATGAAGAGAAGAGATTTTCTAAAAAAAGCTGCTGCAACTACTGCTGTTGCCGGTGCATCTTTAGCCTTTGGTGCTCCTGCCGTTCATGCGGCAAAAAAATATCAATGGAAAATGGCAACTACTTGGCCACCTAACTTCCCAGTTTTTGGCGAAAGCGCAAACTTTATAGCCAAGTGGATTGAAGAAATGTCTGAAGGTAGACTTAAAATACATGTATACGCCGGAGGAGAGCTTGTACCGGCGCTTCAAGCTTTTGATGCCGTTGGGCAAGGTATGGTTGAAATG